One segment of Mangifera indica cultivar Alphonso unplaced genomic scaffold, CATAS_Mindica_2.1 Un_0002, whole genome shotgun sequence DNA contains the following:
- the LOC123205163 gene encoding uncharacterized protein LOC123205163 isoform X3 gives MACCCCLQIAANVGSVLSPVLEVAKLLAVPIRDEFKYLLNYKTNFVNLQEQVDKLKSTRDQVQRKVTAAEKNVEEIKQNVKDWQKKVNETITEADQLIQEMSEGCARHHNRTVTEAERNVQENEQELRDLHLDQTETEGQPLIPERANNRRCFKGFCPNFIFHYKQSKKAVKLTQDAIDLQEEKELDPVSKPSNPPREIWLRTSEDYLTFESRNSTMKNVWDALKDEGVFMIGVYGMGGLGKTTLVQEIGRKAEKENLFKEIVFVEVSESPDIKKIQTTIAAKLKLNFENESEMANKLYSRMMGKNILLILDNIWEDLNLKTTFGIPDGADRGRNKLLFTTRNVDVLKSMGSTKKFEMDFLNEDEAWILFAKMAGNVIQTPGLNDLPNDICKECGGLPIVICTIAKALRDMGEKYQWVEALEVLRAPSIAEFNERVTKEYTKIKLSYDYLKKKELKITFIICSLMENDASILDLLKNIMSMRILPAKVTIDKALDILAAWVDNLKHRCLLLDGRSKGRFSMHDVIRVIALTCAYIDYHVYTERNDVEKDKDKLGQCTIISSVGTDIITQLWSEELNCSKLKFFQASQMSSSLEIPEGFFIKMPELRALNLFEMQQSLLSLSIDRLINLQTLRLDGSKIEDVTVIGTLKKLKVLSLQNTLIKEFHTNMGQLTNLELLDLSYCRKLKVIASNVISQLSKLEAFYIKSCSIEWNCGLLEEVKFLSKLTILELDVEDINVLPEGFFSKELKRYNMSIGQLFSLHFGNYQLDCWRILQFEFNSTICLEKLHGIKNVQVLQLEESSVEENDILQSNKTRPLFNKKVILTDLMTLELLKISFEMIWERQLSTSSCENLTQLFLHRCNKIKYVFPFSVAKSLKQLRFLTIKDCTILEKIIKEEGAEVVDSIFPQLTKLRFRDLPKLRVFYQGVHALELPILKRLKVRNCPNFTGRYQYFQKNNEEEVVLESKSICLEHKINSDLEVMNLRNDLKDDYKWIKWCGKDKTLNIYDANISVELLQGFSNVKDLDVVLSSLEPNWMSKVTLTDLKTLDLFNISSEMIWGSQLSTPSSENLTKFILAGCDNMKYVFPFFVAKSLNQLQFLEIRICDVLEQIIKEEEGAEVVYSIFPQLTRLKLYGLAKLRVFYQGVHALKLPKLKRLEVQNCPNFTRRYQYFQDNNEDGEVEVLESKSFCLEHKINSDLEVITMWDDWKGEMGRIDWSGEDKTLAISHANISVGLLKGFCNLKVLRVTNSSLEPKLMSKVVLRDLMTLELDNISFEMIWESQLSTSFYENLTKLILHRHNKIKYALPFFVAKSLKQLQCLQIRDCKALEKIVEKEEEERIEVVNSIFPRTTELVLQDLPKLTVFYQGAHALDLPLLKELKIENCPNFTSRCEGFQDNNEKGEVQVSKSKSICLEHKINSNLEVITLRDDWKGEMRRIDWCGEVETLDISHVNISVGLLQRFHNLKVLKIINCLGLIRRLITPSMAKSLVQLREMTIEGCKLLTEIVENEGDETTTEIVFNNLKKLSLLHLDYLTCFYSGNYSFNFPSLKKLIIEDCPSMKTFSVGSLSAPKLRNVFYEKWLVTIEENDLNTIIQKASQKRVNSDLKKLTLSGRDIMSIWQGKFEKNFDKVGTLELIKDEHTYIPIHIFTKFISLEQLELTMSSYEEIFSCEESEEHVGALAQLNVLQLCGLFNLKCIWKQDSQFKSILQNLHELSVMFCHNLMTLLSCSSSFKNLTTLKVFYCNGLQNLSASSTVKSLVCLENLQIEDCEMMKEVLANDGDIEEDEIVCEKLKELTLVKLKSLKCFYSGNCALNFPFLESLNVSKCFKMKTFSGEGLNMPMLWKVNKKFCMDDLNSIIQQLQNDCSGFCDKMTKEYQLEKERRRIHGSPHFGLSHSRTHYYDWESSSEEEDWSQTARMEDEEKSSNV, from the exons atggctTGTTGTTGTTGCCTTCAAATTGCCGCGAATGTTGGGAGTGTTTTGAGTCCTGTCCTTGAAGTTGCCAAGTTGTTGGCTGTTCCGATTAGGGATGAGTTTAAGTACTTGCTCAACTACAAGACCAACTTTGTTAATCTCCAAGAACAAGTTGATAAGCTGAAGAGTACAAGGGACCAAGTTCAGCGTAAGGTTACTGCAGCTGAAAAAAATGTGGAAGAGATCAAACAAAATGTTAAGGATTGGCAGAAGAAGGTGAATGAGACCATTACTGAAGCAGATCAGTTGATTCAAGAGATGTCCGAGGGATGTGCAAGACACCATAACCGTACGGTCACTGAAGCTGAAAGAAATGTGCAAGAGAACGAACAAGAACTTAGGGATTTGCATTTGGATCAGACCGAAACTGAAGGACAGCCGTTGATTCCAGAGAGAGCAAACAACCGGAGATGTTTCAAGGGATTTTGCCCCAACTTCATCTTTCACTACAAGCAAAGCAAGAAAGCTGTCAAATTAACGCAGGATGCTATTGATCTCCAGGAAGAAAAGGAGTTGGATCCAGTTTCCAAACCTAGTAATCCACCACGGGAGATCTGGCTTAGAACTAGTGAAGATTACTTGActtttgaatcaagaaactcCACTATGAAGAATGTATGGGATGCTTTAAAAGATGAGGGTGTCTTCATGATTGGTGTTTACGGGATGGGTGGTCTTGGTAAGACCACTCTTGTGCAAGAAATTGGTAGGAAAGCCGAGAAGGAAAATCTCTTTAAGGAGATTGTTTTTGTGGAG GTTTCAGAATCTCCTGATATAAAGAAGATTCAAACAACAATTGCAGCCAAATTGAAGCTGAATTTcgaaaatgaaagtgaaatggCAAATAAGTTATATTCAAGAATGATGGGCAAGAATATTCTTCTAATTCTAGATAATATTTGGGAGGatctaaatttgaaaacaacTTTTGGAATTCCTGATGGAGCTGATCGTGGAAGAAATAAACTTCTGTTTACAACAAGAAATGTAGATGTGTTGAAGAGCATGGGGTctacaaaaaaatttgagatggaCTTTCTAAATGAGGATGAAGCTTGGATCTTATTCGCCAAAATGGCAG GTAATGTTATTCAAACACCTGGATTGAATGATTTACCAAATGATATATGCAAAGAATGTGGAGGTTTGCCGATTGTCATTTGTACAATAGCAAAAGCATTAAGGGATATGGGAGAAAAATATCAATGGGTAGAAGCCTTGGAAGTACTACGGGCGCCTTCCATTGCAGAGTTCAATGAACGCGTGACAAAGGAATATACAAAGATTAAGTTGAgttatgattatttaaaaaagaaagagctCAAGAtaacttttataatttgtaGTTTAATGGAAAATGATGCTTCCATTTTAGActtattgaaaaatatcatgAGCATGAGGATACTTCCAGCTAAGGTAACCATAGACAAAGCACTAGATATACTAGCGGCTTGGGTGGATAATTTGAAACACCGTTGTTTACTACTCGATGGGCGAAGTAAAGGAAGATTTTCTATGCATGATGTTATTCGTGTCATTGCTCTAACATGTGCATATATAGATTACCATGTTTATACAGAGAGAAATGATGTGGAAAAGGATAAAGATAAGCTTGGACAATGCACAATAATCTCATCAGTTGGTACTGATATTATTACTCAACTTTGGTCTGAAGAATTAAATTgttcaaaacttaaattttttcaagCAAGTCAGATGAGTTCTTCCTTAGAAATCCCTGAGGGCTTTTTCATCAAGATGCCCGAGCTCAGagcattaaatttatttgaaatgcAACAGTCATTGTTGTCATTGTCAATTGATCGTTTGATTAATCTTCAAACATTGCGTTTAGATGGTAGCAAAATTGAAGATGTTACTGTTATCGGAACACTTAAAAAGTTAAAGGTCCTTAGCTTGCAAAATACTTTGATTAAGGAGTTTCATACAAATATGGGTCAATTGACAAATTTAGAGTTATTAGATTTGAGCTATTGTCGAAAGTTGAAAGTTATTGCTTCAAATGTGATATCTCAGTTATCCAAATTGGAAGCATTTTATATAAAGTCATGTTCTATTGAGTGGAACTGTGGATTACTTGAGGAAGTGAAGTTCTTGTCCAAGCTCACCATTTTAGAATTGGATGTCGAAGATATCAATGTTCTCCCTGAAGGCTTTTTTTCCAAAGAGCTTAAAAGGTACAACATGTCAATTGGCCAACTGTTCTCGCTTCATTTTGGAAATTATCAACTTGATTGTTGGAGgatattacaatttgaatttaattctacCATATGCTTAGAAAAATTACATGGAATCAAGAATGTTCAAGTTTTGCAGTTGGAGGAATCTTCAGTTGAAGAGAATGATATTTTGCAATCCAATAAAACGAGACCactttttaacaaaaag GTTATTCTCACTGATCTGATGACTTTGGAATTGcttaaaattagttttgaaatGATTTGGGAGAGACAACTTTCAACTTCTTCATGTGAAAATTTGACACAGTTGTTTTTGCACAgatgcaataaaataaaatatgtgtttccATTTTCTGTGGCCAAAAGTCTCAAGCAACTTCGATTCCTCACGATAAAGGATTGTACAATTTTGGAGAAGATTATTAAAGAAGAAGGAGCAGAAGTTGTTGATTCTATCTTTCCACAATTAACTAAGTTGAGGTTTAGAGATTTACCAAAACTTAGAGTTTTCTATCAAGGAGTACATGCTTTGGAATTGCCTATATTGAAAAGGTTGAAAGTACGAAATTGTCCAAACTTCACCGGAAGATATCAATactttcaaaaaaataatgagGAAGAAGTAGTTTTAGAGTCAAAATCCATTTGCTTGGAGCATAAG ATCAATTCTGATTTGGAGGTCATGAATTTGAGGAATGATTTGAAAGATGACTATAAATGGATTAAATGGTGTGGTAAAGATAAAACTCTTAATATCTACGATGCAAATATTTCAGTTGAACTTCTTCAAGGATTTTCCAATGTTAAAGATCTAGATGTAGTCCTTTCGTCACTTGAGCCCAATTGGATGAGTAAA GTTACTCTCACTGATCTGAAGACTTTGGATTTGTTCAATATTAGTTCTGAAATGATTTGGGGGAGTCAACTTTCAACTCCTTCTTCTGAAAATTTGACAAAGTTTATTTTGGCCGGATGCGATAACATGAAATATGTGTTTCCATTTTTTGTGGCCAAAAGCCTCAATCAACTCCAATTCCTTGAGATTAGGATTTGTGATGTTTTGGAGCAGattattaaagaagaagaaggagcagAAGTTGTTTATTCTATCTTTCCACAATTAACTCGGTTGAAGTTATACGGTTTAGCAAAACTTAGAGTTTTCTATCAAGGAGTACATGCTTTGAAATTGCCTAAATTGAAAAGGTTGGAAGTACAAAATTGTCCAAACTTCACCAGAAGATATCAATACTTTCAAGACAATAATGAGGATGGTGAAGTTGAAGTTTTAGAGTCAAAATCCTTTTGCTTGGAGCATAAG ATCAATtctgatttggaggtcattacAATGTGGGATGATTGGAAAGGGGAAATGGGAAGGATTGATTGGTCGGGTGAAGATAAAACTCTTGCTATCTCCCATGCAAATATTTCAGTTGGACTTCTTAAAGGATTTTGCAATCTTAAAGTTCTACGTGTAACCAATTCGTCACTTGAGCCCAAATTGATGAGTAAA GTGGTTCTCAGAGATCTGATGACTTTGGAATTGGACAACATTAGTTTTGAAATGATTTGGGAGAGCCaactttcaacttctttttatgaaaatttgacaaagtTGATTTTGCACCGacacaataaaataaagtatGCGTTACCATTTTTTGTGGCAAAAAGTCTCAAGCAACTCCAATGCCTTCAGATAAGGGATTGTAAGGCTTTGGAGAAGattgttgaaaaagaagaagaagaaagaatagaAGTTGTTAATTCTATATTTCCACGTACAACTGAACTGGTGCTTCAAGATTTACCCAAACTTACTGTTTTCTATCAAGGAGCACATGCTTTGGATTTACCATTGCTAAAAGAGTTGAAGATAGAAAATTGTCCAAACTTCACTTCAAGATGTGAAGGCTTCCAAGATAATAATGAGAAGGGTGAAGTTCAAGTTTCGAAGTCAAAATCTATTTGTTTGGAACATAAG ATCAATTCTAATTTGGAGGTCATTACATTGAGGGATGATTGGAAAGGGGAAATGAGAAGGATTGATTGGTGCGGTGAAGTTGAAACTCTTGATATCTCCCATGTAAATATTTCAGTTGGACTTCTTCAAAGATTTCACAATCTTAAAgttctgaaaataattaattgctTGGGATTAATAAGGAGATTAATAACACCTTCAATGGCTAAAAGTTTGGTGCAGCTGAGAGAAATGACAATAGAAGGTTGTAAACTGCTTACTGAAATAGTAGAAAATGAGGGAGATGAAACGACAACCgaaattgtttttaacaatttgaagAAGTTGTCACTTTTACATTTGGATTATCTCACATGCTTTTATTCTGGGAATTACTCTTTCAATTTTCCTTCtttgaaaaagttaattatAGAAGATTGTCCAAGTATGAAAACTTTCTCTGTAGGAAGCTTAAGCGCACCAAAGTTACGCAATGTCTTTTATGAGAAGTGGCTGGTAACAATTGAGGAGAATGATTTGAATACAATTATACAAAAAGCAAGCCAAAAAAGG gttaACTCTGATTTGAAGAAATTGACATTAAGTGGAAGAGATATCATGTCAATTTGGCAAGGAAAGTTTGAAAAGAACTTTGACAAAGTAGGAACTCTTGAATTGATTAAGGATGAACATACATATATTCCAATTCATATCTTCACAAAATTTATTAGTCTTGAACAACTGGAATTGACAATGAGTTCATATGAAGAGATATTTTCATGTGAAGAAAGTGAAGAACATGTTGGAGCACTTGCACAATTAAATGTTTTACAATTGTGTgggctttttaatttaaagtgcaTTTGGAAACAAGACTCTCAATTCAAATCTATTCTTCAAAATCTCCATGAATTAAGTGTGATGTTTTGTCATAATTTGATGACTCTACTGTCGTGTTCatcatcattcaaaaatctaactACTTTGAAGGTGTTTTACTGCAACGGATTGCAAAACTTAAGTGCATCCTCAACAGTCAAAAGTCTAGTATGTTTAGAAAACTTGCAAATAGAGGACTGTGAAATGATGAAAGAAGTACTAGCAAATGATGGAGATATAGaggaagatgaaattgtttgtGAGAAACTTAAGGAGTTGACCTTGGTAAAATTAAAAAGTCTCAAATGCTTCTATTCTGGGAATTGTGCCTTAAATTTCCCATTCTTGGAATCATTAAATGTCTCTAAATGCTTCAAGATGAAAACTTTCTCTGGAGAAGGCTTAAACATGCCAATGTTATGGAAGGTGAATAAAAAGTTTTGTATGGATGACCTCAATTCAATcatacaacaattacaaaatg ATTGTTCAGGGTTCtgtgataaaatgacaaaagaaTATCAATTAGAAAAAGAACGGAGAAGAATCCATG GTTCCCCCCACTTTGGTCTCTCCCATTCTCGAACTCACTATTATG ACTGGGAATCATCATCAGAAGAAGAGGACTGGAGCCAGACGGCGAGgatggaagatgaagaaaaaagcAGCAATGTTTGA